In the Burkholderia glumae LMG 2196 = ATCC 33617 genome, one interval contains:
- a CDS encoding cupin domain-containing protein — MTAAFVLHRADGTAPSTEFRRQAFGAHDPFASHREIAWQGPDAMAAGRLSLVGEFELAGFPHIETIVVVDGELTLTAHGAAPRVLGPREGAVIGAGSALRLAARAPVRLVFCAAACAAPTRRGVLALRAEADFKPSATLPPEVLLGPAPQCRSDNVFDDDAAAYCAGIWDSTPYHRIVRPHRVNEFMFLLAGGVRLAAPDGSVLSLTAGDALFLPRGTPVGWESSERVSKFYVVQNVAASTARD, encoded by the coding sequence ATGACCGCAGCGTTCGTATTGCATCGTGCCGACGGCACGGCCCCTTCGACCGAGTTCCGCAGGCAGGCGTTCGGCGCGCACGATCCGTTCGCGTCACATCGCGAGATCGCGTGGCAAGGGCCCGACGCGATGGCCGCCGGACGCCTGAGCCTGGTCGGCGAGTTCGAGCTGGCGGGCTTTCCGCACATCGAGACGATCGTGGTCGTCGACGGCGAGCTGACGCTCACGGCGCACGGCGCCGCGCCTCGCGTGCTGGGCCCGCGAGAGGGCGCCGTGATCGGCGCCGGCAGCGCGCTGCGCCTCGCCGCGCGCGCCCCGGTGCGGCTGGTGTTCTGCGCGGCCGCCTGCGCGGCGCCGACCCGGCGCGGCGTGCTTGCGCTGCGCGCGGAGGCCGACTTCAAGCCCTCGGCGACGCTGCCGCCGGAAGTGCTGCTCGGCCCGGCCCCGCAGTGCCGCAGCGACAACGTGTTCGACGACGACGCGGCCGCGTACTGCGCCGGCATCTGGGATTCCACGCCCTATCACCGGATCGTGCGCCCCCATCGCGTCAACGAGTTCATGTTCCTGCTGGCGGGCGGCGTGCGGCTCGCCGCGCCCGACGGCAGCGTGCTGTCGCTCACGGCCGGCGACGCGCTGTTCCTGCCGCGCGGCACCCCGGTCGGCTGGGAAAGCAGCGAACGCGTGTCCAAGTTTTATGTCGTGCAGAACGTCGCCGCCTCTACCGCCCGAGACTGA
- a CDS encoding NAD(P)/FAD-dependent oxidoreductase, with protein MKLESYWLDTRPAFRAGSEGPVEGHADVVVIGGGFTGLSAALALAQRGVAVTVLEAAQVAGEASGRNGGQCNTGVAQDFASLAARIGIEPAKRFYLAYESAVKSVETLVAEQAIDCDLRRAGKLKLAAKPQHFAGLARSFEVLRHGVDPDIELIEPARIRDEVASDGFHGGLLQRNGVQMHMGKFGVGLAHAAARAGARLYEHAAVTKLERLGGERHAVTSTRGTIRADRVLVATGASQQGPLAWFRRRIAPVGSFIVVTEPLAQARLDRLLPQRRAYVTSRQIGNYFRVTPDNRLLFGGRARFAMSSPRSDAKSGEVLRAGMLGYFPELADLKLDYCWGGLVDITADRLPRAGQHDGLHYSMGYSGHGVQMSVHMGRVMADVLYGATASNPWRELDWPAIPGHFGRAWFLPLVGAYYRVQDFLH; from the coding sequence ATGAAACTGGAATCGTACTGGCTGGATACCCGTCCCGCGTTTCGCGCCGGCAGCGAGGGCCCCGTCGAAGGGCACGCGGACGTGGTGGTGATCGGCGGCGGCTTCACCGGGCTGTCGGCGGCGCTCGCGCTCGCGCAGCGCGGGGTGGCGGTGACCGTGCTGGAGGCCGCGCAGGTCGCGGGCGAGGCGTCGGGCCGCAACGGCGGCCAGTGCAACACCGGCGTCGCGCAGGATTTCGCCTCGCTCGCCGCGCGCATCGGCATCGAGCCCGCCAAGCGCTTCTATCTCGCCTACGAAAGCGCGGTCAAGAGCGTCGAGACGCTCGTCGCCGAGCAGGCGATCGACTGCGATCTGCGGCGCGCGGGCAAGCTGAAGCTGGCCGCGAAGCCGCAGCATTTCGCCGGGCTTGCCCGCAGCTTCGAGGTGCTGCGGCACGGCGTCGATCCCGATATCGAGCTGATCGAGCCGGCGCGGATTCGCGACGAAGTGGCCTCCGACGGCTTTCACGGCGGGCTGCTGCAGCGAAACGGCGTGCAGATGCACATGGGCAAGTTCGGCGTCGGGCTCGCCCATGCCGCGGCGCGGGCCGGCGCGCGGCTCTACGAGCACGCGGCCGTCACGAAGCTGGAGCGGCTCGGCGGCGAGCGCCACGCGGTCACCAGCACGCGCGGCACGATCCGCGCCGACCGGGTGCTGGTGGCCACCGGCGCATCGCAACAGGGGCCGCTCGCATGGTTCCGGCGCCGCATCGCGCCGGTGGGCAGCTTCATCGTGGTCACCGAGCCGCTGGCCCAGGCCCGGCTGGACCGGCTGCTGCCGCAGCGCCGCGCCTACGTGACCTCGCGCCAGATCGGCAACTATTTCCGCGTGACGCCCGACAACCGGCTGCTGTTCGGCGGGCGCGCGCGCTTCGCGATGTCGAGCCCGCGCTCGGACGCGAAAAGCGGGGAGGTCCTGCGCGCCGGGATGCTGGGCTATTTTCCCGAGCTGGCCGACCTGAAGCTCGACTACTGCTGGGGCGGGCTGGTGGACATCACCGCCGACCGCCTGCCGCGCGCGGGCCAGCACGACGGGCTGCACTACTCGATGGGCTATAGCGGCCACGGCGTGCAGATGTCGGTGCACATGGGCCGCGTGATGGCCGACGTGCTGTACGGCGCGACCGCGTCGAATCCGTGGCGCGAGCTCGACTGGCCGGCGATCCCGGGTCATTTCGGGCGCGCGTGGTTCCTGCCCTTGGTCGGCGCCTACTACCGGGTGCAGGATTTCCTGCACTGA
- a CDS encoding ABC transporter permease, giving the protein MQPFEPTRRDKALPPSGDRRPPWRGATPPAASSPDQPRRRRVMRLGLTAGGRVGLAMVGLMLAVAVFGPLLAPHDIGTLVTSDVFAPFSAKLPFGSDYLGRDMLSRILYGTRLTVLLALAAVLLAALTGTTLGLLATVSGRALDETMSRLLDALTSIPSKMFALMFVAAFGSSLPLLVLTAAVSYMPGSYRIARALAVNLSTLEFVQVARARGESALYIACVEMLPNMIHPMLADTGLRFTFVVLLLSGLSFLGLGVQPPYADLGSLVRENIASLGDGSAVAIVPAVAIAILTVGVNLLIDGLPHRGRRRGAVTGEH; this is encoded by the coding sequence ATGCAACCGTTCGAACCCACTCGACGCGACAAGGCGCTGCCGCCTTCCGGCGACCGGCGCCCGCCGTGGCGCGGCGCGACGCCGCCCGCCGCGAGTTCCCCCGACCAGCCGCGCAGGCGCCGCGTGATGCGCCTCGGCCTGACGGCGGGCGGCCGCGTCGGCCTGGCGATGGTGGGCCTGATGCTGGCCGTGGCGGTGTTCGGGCCGCTGCTCGCGCCGCACGACATCGGCACGCTCGTCACGAGCGACGTGTTCGCGCCGTTCAGCGCGAAGCTGCCGTTCGGCTCCGACTACCTCGGCCGCGACATGCTGAGCCGCATCCTGTACGGCACGCGGCTGACGGTGCTGCTGGCGCTGGCCGCGGTGCTGCTCGCCGCGCTGACCGGCACCACGCTCGGGCTGCTCGCCACCGTGTCGGGCCGCGCGCTCGACGAAACCATGAGCCGGCTGCTCGACGCGCTCACCTCGATCCCGTCGAAGATGTTCGCGCTGATGTTCGTCGCGGCGTTCGGCTCGTCGCTGCCGCTGCTGGTGCTGACCGCCGCGGTCAGCTACATGCCGGGCTCCTACCGGATCGCCCGCGCGCTGGCGGTGAACCTCAGCACGCTCGAGTTCGTGCAGGTCGCGCGGGCGCGCGGCGAGAGCGCGCTGTACATCGCCTGCGTCGAGATGCTGCCGAACATGATCCACCCCATGCTGGCCGACACGGGGCTGCGCTTCACCTTCGTCGTGCTGCTGCTGAGCGGCCTGAGCTTCCTCGGGCTCGGCGTGCAGCCGCCGTATGCGGACCTCGGCTCGCTGGTGCGCGAGAACATCGCGAGCCTGGGCGACGGCTCGGCCGTCGCGATCGTGCCCGCGGTCGCGATCGCGATCCTGACGGTGGGCGTCAACCTGCTGATCGACGGCTTGCCGCATCGCGGCCGCCGCCGCGGCGCGGTCACGGGAGAACACTGA
- a CDS encoding helix-turn-helix domain-containing protein — translation MTVQSGGPPRVAQPMSPAIGDVLRTIEASFAQPLNLDTLAAVAGLSVSRFTARFRSETGLSPHRYLCLVRVRRAQDLLRAGLAPSVVATDVGFFDQSHLCRHFRRVLGITPRDYMAARAGGAAARRPLARPPAGRRAAACHAA, via the coding sequence ATGACAGTGCAATCCGGCGGGCCGCCTCGCGTCGCGCAGCCCATGTCGCCGGCGATCGGCGACGTGCTGCGCACCATCGAAGCCTCGTTCGCGCAGCCGCTGAACCTCGACACGCTCGCCGCGGTGGCGGGCCTGAGCGTGTCGCGCTTCACCGCGCGCTTTCGCAGCGAAACCGGGCTGTCGCCGCACCGCTACCTGTGCCTCGTGCGGGTCCGGCGCGCGCAGGACCTGCTGCGCGCGGGGCTCGCGCCGTCGGTGGTCGCGACCGACGTCGGCTTCTTCGACCAGAGCCACTTGTGCCGGCATTTCCGGCGCGTGCTCGGCATCACGCCGCGCGACTACATGGCCGCCCGGGCGGGCGGCGCGGCGGCGCGCAGGCCGCTGGCGCGCCCGCCTGCCGGGCGCCGCGCCGCGGCCTGCCACGCGGCATGA
- a CDS encoding ABC transporter ATP-binding protein: MRDQSTPLVEVRGLRVVGGRPGGAETTIVHDLDFEIGRGEVLALIGESGSGKTTVALSLMGHARAGCRIAGGSVKFAGTDVRTLAAPALAALRGRRIAYIAQSAAAAFNPSRTILDQVIESALIHRTASRRAAQAKAVELFRALALPEPETIGRRYPHQVSGGQLQRLMAAMALITDPDLVILDEPTTALDVTTQIDVLQAFKRVLQRSGTSAVYVSHDLAVVAQMADRIVVLSEGAIREVGETAQILHAPAHPYTQSLIAAVTPGGGPRASRPAPAAPAPLLEVRGAVAGYGGRDRQGRPAKTILHEVDLRIGRGQTVGVIGESGSGKTTLAKMIAGLVPGTGGQILLDGEPLALDVGKRSKEQHRRVQIVFQNADTALNPVHTVERTLARPLAFYHGIRGAHARQRVAQLLELVRLPQALAARRTGELSGGQKQRVNLARALAAEPDLILCDEVTSALDTVVGAAIMDLLRDLQAKLGVSYVFITHDIAKVRAISDDIVVLYAGRRVETGSRDALCAPPYHPYSHLLVSSAPELRAGWLDAASERCHRPLVPIGERADDAELCAFLARCAMRVDGVCNRTAPALRTLDNGAQVLCHRSQADLMRFQAEPAGQA; this comes from the coding sequence ATGCGCGATCAATCGACTCCGCTCGTCGAGGTGCGCGGCCTGCGCGTGGTCGGCGGCCGCCCCGGCGGCGCCGAAACCACCATCGTCCACGACCTGGACTTCGAGATCGGACGCGGGGAAGTGCTCGCGCTGATCGGCGAATCCGGCTCCGGCAAGACCACCGTCGCGCTGTCGCTGATGGGCCATGCGCGCGCCGGCTGCCGGATCGCCGGCGGCTCGGTGAAGTTCGCCGGCACGGACGTCCGCACGCTCGCCGCGCCCGCGCTTGCCGCGCTGCGCGGCCGCCGGATCGCCTACATCGCGCAGAGCGCGGCGGCCGCGTTCAACCCGTCGCGCACGATTCTGGACCAGGTGATCGAGAGCGCGCTGATCCACCGGACCGCGAGCCGGCGCGCAGCGCAGGCGAAGGCCGTCGAGCTGTTCCGCGCGCTCGCGCTGCCCGAGCCGGAGACGATCGGCAGGCGCTATCCGCACCAGGTGTCGGGCGGCCAGCTGCAGCGGCTGATGGCGGCGATGGCGCTGATCACCGATCCCGACCTGGTGATCCTCGACGAGCCGACCACCGCGCTCGACGTGACCACGCAGATCGACGTGCTGCAGGCGTTCAAGCGCGTGCTGCAGCGCAGCGGCACCAGCGCCGTCTATGTCTCGCACGACCTGGCGGTGGTCGCGCAGATGGCCGACCGCATCGTCGTGCTGAGCGAGGGCGCGATTCGCGAGGTGGGCGAGACCGCGCAGATCCTGCACGCGCCGGCGCATCCCTATACGCAAAGCCTGATCGCGGCGGTCACGCCCGGCGGCGGGCCGCGCGCGTCGCGACCGGCGCCCGCGGCGCCCGCGCCGCTGCTCGAGGTGCGCGGCGCGGTGGCCGGCTACGGCGGCCGCGACCGGCAAGGGCGGCCCGCGAAGACGATCCTGCACGAGGTGGACCTGCGCATCGGGCGCGGCCAGACGGTGGGCGTGATCGGCGAATCCGGGTCCGGCAAGACGACGCTCGCGAAGATGATCGCCGGGCTGGTGCCGGGCACGGGCGGCCAGATCCTGCTCGACGGCGAACCGCTCGCGCTCGATGTCGGCAAGCGCAGCAAGGAGCAGCACCGGCGCGTGCAGATCGTGTTCCAGAACGCCGACACCGCGCTCAATCCGGTGCACACGGTCGAGCGCACGCTGGCCCGGCCGCTCGCGTTCTATCACGGCATCCGGGGCGCGCACGCGCGGCAGCGGGTGGCGCAGCTGCTGGAACTCGTGCGGCTGCCGCAGGCGCTGGCCGCGCGGCGCACCGGCGAGCTCTCGGGCGGGCAGAAGCAGCGCGTGAACCTGGCGCGCGCGCTGGCCGCCGAGCCCGACCTGATCCTCTGCGACGAGGTCACCTCGGCGCTCGACACGGTGGTCGGCGCGGCGATCATGGATCTGCTGCGCGACCTGCAGGCGAAGCTCGGCGTGTCTTACGTGTTCATCACGCACGACATCGCCAAGGTGCGCGCGATCAGCGACGACATCGTCGTGCTGTATGCGGGACGCCGCGTGGAGACGGGCAGCCGCGATGCGCTGTGCGCGCCGCCTTATCACCCGTATTCGCACCTGCTGGTGTCGTCCGCGCCGGAGCTGCGCGCGGGCTGGCTCGACGCGGCGTCCGAGCGCTGCCATCGCCCGCTGGTGCCGATCGGCGAGCGCGCCGACGATGCCGAGCTGTGCGCGTTCCTGGCGCGCTGCGCGATGCGGGTGGACGGCGTGTGCAACCGCACCGCGCCGGCGCTGCGCACCCTCGATAACGGCGCGCAGGTGCTCTGCCATCGCAGCCAGGCGGACCTGATGCGGTTCCAGGCCGAGCCGGCCGGTCAGGCATAG
- a CDS encoding ABC transporter substrate-binding protein, with translation MSDDIDNGGGKAGFTRRDMMRIMAAGCVMSAGAGGLLVAPRAAHAASAPKRGGKIRVANESSSTADTLDPAKGSNSADYIRFFMFYSGLTQLDQSLTPQMNLAESLHTTDAKTWVIKLRKGVTFHDGKPVGPADVLYSLMRHKNAATASKVKTLADQFAEAKASGPGEVTLTLASANADLPVILATPQLVIVKDGTTDFSAGIGCGPYKLKSFQPGVSTVGVRNDSYFKAGMPYLDEIELIGISDSAARLNALLSGDVHLINAVDPRSTQRVDATPGYALKETKSGLYTDLIMRSENPITAKPEFVEGMKYLFDRNQIRSAVFRGYAVVGNDQPIPPEHRYFNASLPQRPYDPDKAKFLFQKAGALGTTLPPIYATSDANGSIEMAVLLQQAGQKIGLNLQVNRVSSDGYWSNHWMKHPLGFGNVNPRSSADVLFTQFFKSDAPWNESGWKNARFDQLLLAARSETDDAKRKQMYGEMQVIVSQQGRVGIPAFISFLDGYDKRIGGLGSIPTGPMMGSMFAEYVWWNA, from the coding sequence ATGAGCGACGATATCGACAATGGCGGCGGCAAGGCCGGCTTCACGCGCCGCGACATGATGCGGATCATGGCGGCGGGCTGCGTGATGTCCGCCGGCGCCGGCGGACTGCTGGTGGCGCCCCGGGCGGCCCACGCCGCGAGCGCGCCGAAGCGCGGCGGGAAGATACGGGTTGCCAACGAATCCAGTTCGACGGCCGATACGCTGGACCCGGCCAAGGGGTCGAACAGCGCGGACTACATCCGCTTCTTCATGTTCTACAGCGGCCTCACGCAGCTCGATCAGAGCCTGACGCCGCAGATGAATCTCGCCGAGTCGCTGCACACGACCGACGCGAAGACCTGGGTCATCAAGCTGCGCAAGGGCGTCACGTTCCACGACGGCAAGCCGGTCGGGCCGGCCGACGTGCTGTATTCCCTGATGCGCCACAAGAACGCGGCCACCGCCTCGAAGGTCAAGACGCTCGCCGACCAGTTCGCCGAGGCGAAGGCGAGTGGCCCCGGCGAGGTCACGCTGACGCTCGCGAGCGCCAACGCCGACCTGCCGGTGATCCTCGCCACGCCGCAGCTGGTGATCGTCAAGGACGGCACGACGGATTTCAGCGCCGGCATCGGCTGCGGCCCGTACAAGCTGAAGTCGTTCCAGCCCGGCGTGTCGACCGTCGGGGTGCGCAACGACAGCTATTTCAAGGCGGGGATGCCCTACCTCGACGAGATCGAGCTGATCGGCATCAGCGACAGCGCGGCGCGCCTGAACGCGCTGCTGTCGGGCGACGTGCATCTGATCAACGCGGTCGATCCGCGCTCGACCCAGCGGGTGGATGCCACGCCCGGCTATGCGCTGAAGGAAACCAAGTCGGGCCTCTACACCGACCTGATCATGCGCAGCGAAAACCCGATCACCGCGAAGCCCGAGTTCGTCGAAGGGATGAAGTACCTGTTCGATCGCAATCAGATCCGCTCGGCGGTGTTCCGCGGCTACGCGGTGGTCGGCAACGACCAGCCGATTCCGCCGGAGCACCGCTATTTCAACGCGTCGCTGCCGCAGCGCCCATACGACCCGGACAAGGCGAAGTTCCTGTTCCAGAAGGCCGGCGCGCTCGGCACCACGCTGCCGCCGATCTATGCGACCTCGGATGCGAACGGGTCGATCGAGATGGCGGTGCTGCTGCAGCAGGCCGGGCAGAAGATCGGGCTGAACCTGCAGGTCAATCGCGTCTCGTCGGACGGCTACTGGTCGAACCACTGGATGAAGCATCCGCTCGGCTTCGGCAACGTCAACCCGCGCTCGAGCGCCGACGTGCTGTTTACGCAGTTCTTCAAGTCGGACGCGCCGTGGAACGAGTCGGGCTGGAAGAACGCGCGCTTCGACCAGTTGCTGCTGGCCGCCCGCTCCGAAACCGACGACGCCAAACGCAAGCAGATGTACGGCGAGATGCAGGTGATCGTGTCGCAGCAGGGCCGGGTCGGGATTCCCGCCTTCATCAGCTTCCTCGACGGGTACGACAAGCGCATCGGCGGCCTGGGCTCGATCCCCACCGGCCCGATGATGGGCAGCATGTTCGCCGAATACGTCTGGTGGAATGCCTGA
- a CDS encoding ABC transporter permease, whose product MNRTLIGLIGRRIAVTALTLLIVSVIIFTITNLLPGDAAQAALGQSATPETVAALRLQFGLDLPAHVRYLHWLAGLLHGDFGRSLSGDLPVSEMIGGRLSKSLTLAAITTAVSVPAALLLGIAAAVKRESLVDRVISLGTLSLVATPEFLIATIAVLLLAVKLHWLSALSYSGPIDGLHDFLRAYAMPVMTLCAVVIAQMARMTRAAVIEQLSASYVEMAVLKGASPSRVVLRHALPNAIGPIANAIALSLSYLLGGVVVVETIFNYPGLASLMVDAVGNRDFPLIQACTLIFCVAYLMLVLFADLCSIVSNPRLRT is encoded by the coding sequence ATGAACCGGACCCTCATCGGCCTGATCGGCCGGCGCATCGCGGTGACCGCGCTGACCCTGCTGATCGTCTCCGTGATCATCTTCACGATCACCAACCTGCTGCCGGGTGATGCCGCGCAGGCCGCGCTCGGCCAGTCGGCCACGCCGGAGACGGTCGCCGCGCTGCGCCTGCAGTTCGGCCTCGACCTGCCGGCGCACGTGCGTTACCTGCACTGGCTCGCGGGGCTGCTGCACGGCGATTTCGGCCGTTCGCTGTCGGGCGACCTGCCGGTGTCGGAGATGATCGGCGGGCGGCTCTCGAAGTCGCTCACGCTCGCGGCGATCACCACCGCCGTGTCGGTGCCGGCCGCGCTGCTGCTCGGCATCGCCGCCGCGGTCAAGCGCGAGTCGCTGGTCGATCGCGTGATCAGCCTGGGCACGCTGTCGCTCGTCGCCACGCCGGAGTTCCTGATCGCGACGATCGCCGTGCTGCTGCTGGCGGTCAAGCTGCACTGGCTGTCCGCGCTGTCGTACAGCGGCCCGATCGACGGCCTGCACGACTTCCTGCGTGCCTATGCGATGCCGGTCATGACGCTGTGCGCGGTGGTGATCGCGCAGATGGCGCGCATGACGCGGGCCGCGGTGATCGAGCAGTTGAGCGCGTCCTACGTCGAGATGGCCGTGCTCAAGGGAGCGAGCCCCAGCCGCGTGGTGCTGCGCCATGCGCTGCCGAACGCGATCGGGCCGATCGCCAACGCGATCGCGTTGAGCCTGTCGTACCTGCTCGGCGGCGTGGTCGTCGTGGAGACGATCTTCAACTATCCGGGCCTCGCGAGCCTGATGGTCGATGCCGTCGGCAATCGCGACTTTCCGCTGATCCAGGCCTGCACGCTGATCTTCTGCGTGGCCTACCTGATGCTCGTGCTGTTCGCCGATCTCTGCTCGATCGTGTCGAACCCGCGACTGCGCACCTGA
- a CDS encoding NAD(P)/FAD-dependent oxidoreductase — MSPPLRHIETLATLPASADVVVIGGGIVGVFTAYYLARRGVSVALVEKGRIGAEQSSRNWGWCRQQNRDERELPMASKSIDLWERFAAETGEDTGFRRCGLLYLSNDEAELSRWASWGEFAKTAGVTTYMLDGKQATERGHATGRPWKGGVFSPSDGTADPGKAAPAVAAALMKLGGSVHQSCAARGIELEGGRVASVVTEAGVIRTRTVVMAGGAWASSFCRQLGIRFPQASIRQSILSVAPVARPLPEAMYTSGVSATRRSDGRYALAISGRARVDPTPQFLRFAPQFVPMFAKRWRNLLPGGLEGVRGGHETLKRWRLDAPTPMEAVRILDPKPDMPTVRETYRRAAELLPELGDAKITHAWAGFVDSTPDGVPGIGEVAGVPGLILAAGFSGHGFGIGPGAGHLIADLATGAPLLVDPLPYRPGRFNDAAWGKVADF, encoded by the coding sequence ATGTCCCCTCCGCTTCGCCATATCGAAACCCTCGCAACGCTGCCGGCCTCGGCGGATGTCGTCGTGATCGGCGGCGGCATCGTCGGCGTGTTCACCGCCTACTACCTCGCGCGGCGCGGCGTATCGGTCGCGCTCGTCGAGAAAGGCCGGATCGGCGCGGAGCAGTCGAGCCGCAACTGGGGCTGGTGCCGCCAGCAGAACCGCGACGAGCGCGAATTGCCGATGGCGAGCAAGAGCATCGACCTATGGGAGCGCTTCGCCGCCGAAACGGGCGAGGACACCGGCTTTCGCCGCTGCGGGCTGCTGTATCTGAGCAACGACGAGGCCGAGCTGTCGCGCTGGGCCAGCTGGGGCGAGTTCGCGAAAACCGCCGGCGTGACCACCTACATGCTCGACGGCAAGCAGGCCACCGAGCGCGGGCACGCCACCGGGCGGCCCTGGAAGGGCGGCGTGTTCTCGCCGAGCGACGGCACGGCCGACCCGGGCAAGGCCGCGCCGGCGGTGGCCGCCGCGCTGATGAAGCTGGGCGGCAGCGTCCACCAGTCCTGCGCGGCGCGCGGCATCGAACTCGAGGGCGGGCGGGTGGCCAGCGTCGTGACCGAAGCCGGCGTGATCAGGACCCGGACCGTCGTGATGGCCGGCGGCGCCTGGGCGTCCTCGTTCTGCCGCCAGCTCGGCATCCGCTTTCCGCAGGCGTCGATCCGTCAGTCGATCCTGAGCGTGGCGCCGGTCGCGCGGCCGCTGCCGGAGGCGATGTACACCTCCGGCGTGTCGGCGACGCGCCGCAGCGACGGACGCTACGCACTGGCGATCAGCGGCCGCGCGCGGGTGGACCCGACGCCGCAGTTCCTGCGCTTCGCGCCGCAATTCGTGCCGATGTTCGCCAAGCGCTGGCGCAATCTGCTGCCGGGCGGCCTGGAAGGGGTGCGCGGCGGCCACGAAACGCTCAAGCGCTGGCGGCTCGACGCGCCCACGCCGATGGAGGCGGTCCGCATCCTGGACCCGAAGCCCGACATGCCGACGGTCAGGGAAACCTACCGCCGCGCCGCCGAGCTGCTGCCCGAATTGGGCGACGCGAAGATCACGCATGCCTGGGCCGGCTTCGTGGACAGCACGCCGGACGGCGTGCCCGGCATCGGCGAGGTGGCGGGCGTGCCGGGGCTAATCCTGGCGGCCGGCTTTTCCGGCCACGGCTTCGGGATCGGGCCAGGCGCCGGCCACCTGATCGCCGATCTCGCCACGGGGGCGCCGCTGCTGGTCGACCCGCTGCCGTATCGGCCCGGCCGGTTCAACGATGCCGCCTGGGGCAAGGTCGCCGATTTCTAG
- a CDS encoding haloacid dehalogenase type II — translation MIQFEPKYITFDCYGTLIHFRMAEMAREVYADRLSPVALEQFVRAFAAYRLDEVLGAWKPFREVVVNAIRRTCQRIGVKFDEAEAERFYLAVPTWGPHPDVPAGLSRLATKYKLVILSNASDDQIMSNVDKLGAPFHAVFTAQQAQSYKPRMPGFEYMFDQLGCKPEDVLHVSSSLRYDLMTADDLGIRHKAFVNRGHEPGTPFYNYYEVSDIGQLATQLGL, via the coding sequence ATGATTCAATTTGAGCCGAAGTACATCACGTTCGACTGCTACGGCACGCTGATTCACTTCCGAATGGCCGAGATGGCGCGCGAGGTCTATGCCGACCGGCTCTCGCCGGTCGCGCTCGAGCAGTTCGTGCGCGCGTTCGCCGCCTACCGGCTCGACGAGGTGCTCGGCGCCTGGAAGCCGTTTCGCGAGGTCGTCGTCAATGCAATTCGGCGCACCTGCCAGCGGATCGGCGTGAAGTTCGACGAGGCCGAAGCCGAGCGCTTCTATCTGGCGGTGCCGACCTGGGGCCCGCACCCGGACGTGCCGGCGGGCCTGTCGCGGCTCGCGACCAAGTACAAGCTGGTGATCCTGTCGAATGCCTCGGACGACCAGATCATGAGCAACGTCGACAAGCTCGGCGCGCCGTTCCATGCGGTCTTCACCGCCCAGCAGGCGCAGTCCTACAAGCCGCGCATGCCCGGCTTCGAATACATGTTCGACCAGCTCGGCTGCAAGCCGGAGGACGTGCTGCACGTATCGTCGAGCCTGCGCTACGACCTGATGACGGCCGACGATCTCGGCATCCGCCACAAGGCGTTCGTCAATCGCGGCCACGAGCCGGGCACGCCGTTCTACAACTATTACGAAGTGTCCGACATCGGCCAACTCGCCACGCAGCTCGGCCTGTAG
- a CDS encoding GNAT family N-acetyltransferase, translating into MADLDPSHTLTYRPFAETDLAAAHQLSTAVKWPHRLDDWRFVHRLGSGFVAEDETGVIGTALGWPFGQAHASLGMVIVSPEHQGRGIGRELFSRVVDSLGTRTVFLHATPAGEPLYAKFGFRAIGAVDQHQGAAFRPPLVSLPPGERLRPLGINDGPRLAALASRAAGYERGAVIEALLEHANGIALDRDGELLGFALFRRFGRGHVIGPVIAPDTLRAQALISHWLALHEEKFLRLDVPADSGLSAWLQGLGLPRVDTVVAMARGEVPARDARMRVFGVVNQALG; encoded by the coding sequence GTGGCCGACCTCGATCCTTCCCACACGCTTACCTATCGCCCGTTCGCCGAAACCGATCTGGCCGCCGCGCATCAGCTGTCGACGGCAGTCAAGTGGCCGCACCGGCTCGACGACTGGCGCTTCGTGCATCGGCTCGGCAGCGGCTTCGTCGCCGAGGACGAAACCGGCGTGATCGGCACCGCGCTCGGCTGGCCGTTCGGCCAGGCGCACGCCTCGCTCGGCATGGTGATCGTGTCGCCCGAGCACCAGGGCCGCGGCATCGGCCGCGAGCTGTTCTCGCGCGTGGTCGACAGCCTCGGCACGCGCACCGTGTTCCTGCATGCCACGCCGGCCGGCGAGCCGCTCTATGCGAAGTTCGGTTTCCGCGCGATCGGCGCGGTCGATCAGCACCAGGGCGCGGCGTTCCGGCCGCCGCTCGTCTCGCTGCCGCCGGGCGAGCGCCTGCGCCCGCTCGGCATCAACGATGGCCCGCGCCTGGCCGCGCTCGCGTCACGCGCGGCCGGCTACGAGCGCGGCGCGGTGATCGAGGCGCTGCTCGAGCACGCCAACGGCATCGCGCTCGATCGCGACGGCGAGCTGCTCGGCTTCGCGCTGTTCCGCCGCTTCGGCCGCGGCCATGTGATCGGCCCGGTGATCGCGCCGGACACGCTGCGCGCGCAGGCGCTCATCAGCCACTGGCTCGCGCTGCACGAGGAGAAGTTCCTGCGCCTGGACGTGCCCGCCGACAGCGGCCTGTCGGCCTGGCTGCAGGGGCTCGGCCTGCCGCGCGTCGATACGGTGGTGGCGATGGCGCGCGGCGAGGTGCCCGCGCGCGACGCGCGGATGCGCGTGTTCGGCGTCGTCAACCAGGCACTCGGCTGA